The sequence CATTTGTTCTCCTCCTAAGTTGCTGGACATCTGAGAGGTAATAATATCATATTAACCTTAGAGGAGGACAAATGTCCGCATTTTATATTTATGTTAAATTTCTAATTGCTGAAACTATAGAATCAGAATTCCATCCAACAATTTCATCAGAATTTTCTTGAACTTTATCAGATATTCTTTCTGCTGCCCAAGGTCTTATACCTACAATAGGTTTGGGATCCTCAAATTCTTCTTTTGCAATTTCTATTTCTTTGTTTATCCATTTGCTGTAAGTTGAATAAACACCTGCTAAGACCAATACAACATTACATAATTCAATTTTATTTTTGATGGCTTCATATAATTCCTCGTCAGTTCCACTGGTATGAACCGGATCGTCTTTAGGAACAGAATAAT is a genomic window of Halarsenatibacter silvermanii containing:
- a CDS encoding TIR domain-containing protein, with amino-acid sequence MAYYNLFISHSWSYEDSYEGLIELLDEKEYFTYRDYSVPKDDPVHTSGTDEELYEAIKNKIELCNVVLVLAGVYSTYSKWINKEIEIAKEEFEDPKPIVGIRPWAAERISDKVQENSDEIVGWNSDSIVSAIRNLT